The Halobacterium hubeiense genome contains the following window.
TCTACAACGTCAACATCCGCGTCGACGAGGAGCCGCCCTCCATCACCGTCCGCCGGAAGGGCAAGGACGGCATCGACGTCAACACCTCCGGCGACCTCGAACTCGACGAGGGGACGGTCAAGGACGTGCTCCGCGCGCACGGGTTCGTGAACGCGGACGTCACCATCCGCGGCAACCCCGACATCGACGAACTCGTGGACGGCGTGATGGACAACCGCGTCTACATGCCGTCGCTGGTCGCGGTGAACAAGGTCGACCTCATCGAGCCCTCCTACGCGGAGACGATGAAGTCCAAGCTCCGCGAGCACGACATCGACCCCGAGGAAGCCGTCTTCATCTCAGCGGAGGAGGAGAAGGGCCTGGACGCCCTCAAGGAGAAGATGTGGGAGGAACTGGGCCTCATCCGCGTCTACATGGACAAGCCGGGTCGCGGCGTCGACTACGAGGAGCCGCTGGTCATCCGACGCGGCGACACCGTCGACGACGCCCTCCAGAAGCTCGGCGGCACGCTCGACGAGCGCTTCCGGTTCGCGCGCGTGTCCGGGCCGTCCGCACAGCACGACGACCAGCAGGTCGGCCGCGACCACGTGCTCGAAGACGAGGACGTCATGCGCGTGGTCGCGCGGCGGTAGCGTGGCGAGCACCCGCTGGCGGCTCGCGGCGGTCGTGCTCGCGGGCGCGCTCCCGTGGGTGGCTGTCACGTTCGACGGCGGCTGGTACCCGATGTTCTCCGTCGGCTTCCTCCACTTCGACCCGTTCTCGTTCACGTCGCTCCCGGCGTACCTCGCTCGCGTCGAGAGCGTCCCGCCGCGGCTGACCGCGTGGCCGACGGCGACGCTGCTGTACGGGGCCGCGCTCGCAACAGCAGTCCTCGACCACGTCGTCGGCTTCGATGCGCGGATACCCGCGGGCTTGCTCTTCCTCACGGGCGTGGACGTCGGCCTACTGGGGCTCTCGCTGTCCCGCGAGCCGACGATTCTCGCGCTCCCGGTGGGCGCGCTGTGGCTGTGGGCGGCCGTCTGGGTGGGGTACGGGGACGCGCTGCTCGGCGAGTGACCGGGAGCGGACGCTTCCGCGTTCGGTACGCTTTTCGACGCGCCCCTGCATCCCTCGCACATGAGCGAGTTCGTACTCGACCACGTGATGATGCGCGTCGGCGACCTCGACGCGAGCCTCGACTGGTACAAGACCCACCTCGACTACGTCGAATACGGCCGCTGGGAGGCCGACACGTTCGACATCGTCTACCTCGGTCCCGAGGACGTCCACGAGGAGGGCGCGCTGCTGGAACTGACGTACAACCACGACACCGACGAGTACGACCTCGGCGACGCGTGGGGCCACATCGCCGTACGCGTCGAGGACGTCTACGACGC
Protein-coding sequences here:
- a CDS encoding OBG GTPase family GTP-binding protein; protein product: MGLEEEIEQLEEEISETPYNKSTEAHIGRLKAKLAEKKEKLEKQQSGGSGGGGYAVEQHGDATVALVGFPSVGKSSLINAMTNADSEVGSYEFTTLDVNPGMLEYRGANIQLLDVPGLIEGAAGGRGGGKEILSVIRAADLVIFMLSAFEIEQYERLYEELYNVNIRVDEEPPSITVRRKGKDGIDVNTSGDLELDEGTVKDVLRAHGFVNADVTIRGNPDIDELVDGVMDNRVYMPSLVAVNKVDLIEPSYAETMKSKLREHDIDPEEAVFISAEEEKGLDALKEKMWEELGLIRVYMDKPGRGVDYEEPLVIRRGDTVDDALQKLGGTLDERFRFARVSGPSAQHDDQQVGRDHVLEDEDVMRVVARR